Sequence from the Aromatoleum petrolei genome:
ATCGGCAGCAACACCGGCAACTACGGCATGAAGGGCGTCATCACGGTCGATGAGGACATCCAGGCCGACGACCTGCAGCGCGTGTTCTGGGCCTTGTCCTGCCGCTACGACCCGATGCGCGGCACCGAGCTCATCAAGCGCGGCCGCTCCACCCCGCTCGACCCGGCGCTCGACCCCGACTCCGACAAGCTCATGACGTCCCGCATCCTCATGGACGCCTGCATTCCGTACGAATGGAAGCAGAAGCCCGTCGAGGCACGCATGGACGAGGAGACGCTGGCGAAGATCCGCGCGCGCTGGCACGAGTACGGGATCGGGATCTGAGGAGGAAACGGAGCCATGGAAAAGGCCAAGAACATCAAGCTGGTGATCCTCGACGTCGATGGCGTCATGACCGACGGGCGCATCGTCATCAACGACGAGGGCATCGAGTCGCGCAACTTCGACATCAAGGACGGCATGGGCGTGATCGTGCTGCAGCTGTGCGGCGTCGAGGTCGCGATCATCACTTCGAAGAAGTCCGGCGCGGTGCGCCATCGCGCCGAGGAGCTGAAGATCAAGCGCTTCCACGAGGGCATCAAGAAGAAGACCGAACCCTACGCGCAGATGCTCGAGGAGATGAACATCTCCGACGCCGAGGTCTGCTACGTCGGCGATGACCTGGTGGACCTCTCGATGATGAAGCGGGTCGGCCTGCCGGTCGCGGTGGGGGACGCGGTCACGGACGTGAAGGAGGCGGCGGCCTACGTGACGACGGCGCGCGGCGGGCACGGCGCGGTGCGCGAGGTGGCCGAGCTGATCCTGAAAGCGCAGGGCAAGTGGGACGCAATGCTCTCGAAGATCCACTGATTCACCCAGACCACACCAGCAAGGAGAAACGACGTGGGAAAGATTTCGGCACCGCGCAACAACCGCGAATTCATCGAGGCGTGCGTCAAGTCCGGCGACGCCGTGCGCATCAAGCAGGAAGTGGATTGGGACAACGAGGCCGGCGCGATCGTGCGCCGCGTGTGCGAGCTCGGCGAAGCCGCGCCCTTCATGGAGAACATCAAGGACTACCCGGGCTTCAGCTACTTCGGCGCACCCTTGTCGACCTACCGCCGCATGGCGATCGCGCTGGGCATGGACCCGGCCTCCACCCTGCCGCAGATCGGCGCGGAATACCTCAAGCGCACCAATAGCGAGCCGATCGCGCCGACGGTCATCGACAAGCGCGACGCGCCGTGCAAGGAGAACATCCTGCTCGGCGACGACGTCGACCTGTGCAAGCTGCCGGTGCCGTTGGTGCATGACGGCGACGGCGGGCGCTACGTCGGCACCTGGCACGCGGTGATCACCAAGCATCCGGTGCGCGGCGATGTGAACTGGGGCATGTACCGGCAGATGATGTGGGACGGCCGCACGATGTCGGGCGCGGTGTTCCCGTTCTCGGACCTCGGCAAGACGCTGACCGACTACTACCTGCCGCGCGGCGAAGGCTGCCCCTTCGCGACCGCGATCGGACTGTCGCCGCTGGCCGCGATGGCCGCGTGCGCGCCGTCCCCGATCCCGGAGCCGGAGCTCACCGGCATGCTGGCCGGCGAATCGGTGCGTCTGGTGAAGTGCGAGACCAACGACCTCGAAGTTCCGGCCGATGCCGAGATCATCATCGAGGGCATGATCCTGCCCGACTACAAGGTCGAGGAAGGCCCGTTCGGCGAATACACCGGCTACCGCACGAGCCCGCGCGACTTCCGCGTGACCTTCCGCGTCGATGCGATCACCTATCGCAACAACGCGACGATGACGATCTCCAATATGGGCGTGCCGCAGGACGAAGGACAGTTGCTGCGCTCGTTCTCGCTCGGGCTGGAGCTGGAAAAGCTGCTCAAGAGCCAGGGCATCCCGGTGACGGGCGTGTACATGCACCCGCGCTCGACGCACCACATGATGATCGTCGGCGTGAAGCCGACCTACGCCGGCATCGCGATGCAGATCGCACAGCTCGCGTTCGGCTCCAAGCTCGGGCCGTGGTTCCACATGGTGATGGTGGTCGATGACCAGACCGACATCTTCAACTGGGACGAGGTCTATCACGCGTTCTGCACGCGCTGCAATCCGGAGCGCGGCATCCACGTCTTCAAGAACACAACCGGCACGGCGCTCTACCCGCACGCCACCCCGCACGACCGCAAGTACTCGATCGGCTCGCAGGTGCTGTTCGATTGCCTGTGGCCGGTGGATTGGGACAAGACCAACGACGTGCCGACGCTAGTGAGCTTCAAGAACGTCTATCCCAAGAACGTGCAGGAGAAGGTCCTCAACAGCTGGGCCGATTACGGCTTCCGCGGCGCTAAGAAATAAGGAGCGGTCATGGCAAACAAGTGGGAAGTGTTCGTGATGGACCTCGGGGAACTGGCCGAGGGCAAGGAGCTGGAGCTGACGATCCGCACGCTCAACGACGGGCTGCACAAATACACCTACCAGCGCGCGAAGGTGGAGGTGTCGAGCAGGCTCGACCAGTTTGCCGACAGCCTGCAGGTGCGGCTGGGGCGCGGGCAGCTGAGTGATCGCAAATTCTCGATCCGCGTAATCGAGCGCGTCGAGCGGATGCCGGCGCAGTACCGGTAAGCGGTGCCCCCCCGGGCGGGCCTTTGCCCGCCCGGCCCCATTCAATCATCGAAGGGAACAGCGAAAACAATGGCCTACCCCGACCTGCGCAGCTTCCTGGACGACCTCGGCGACGACCTGCTGCACGTGCGCGAGGAATTCGACCCGAGGTTCGAGATAGCGGCCGTCCTGCGCAGCCTGCCGGCCGACGCCCCCGCGGCGCTGTTCGAAAACGTGCGCGGCTATCCCGGTGCGCGTGTCGCGGGCAACCTGTTCGGCGGACGCCGCCGCGTTGCCCGCGCCTTCGGCACGGCCGAAGAACGCCTCGCGCAAACCTGGCTCGACAACAAGCAGCGTACGATCGCGCCGCTTGCTGCGAAATCCGTGCCGGTGCAGGACGTCGTGCATCGCGCGCCGATTGAGCTGCTGCCGCTGCTGCCCATCCTGACACACCACGAGAAGGACGGCGCCCCCTTCATCACGACCGGCGTCGTGCTATGCACCGATCCCGCGACCGGACGCCGTGGCATGGGCATCCACCGCATGATGGTGAAGGGCGGCAATCGCCTCGGGATTCTGCTCGCGAACCCGCCGCTGTCGCAGTTCCATGCGAATGCCGAAGCCAAGGGCGAAGCGCTCGACGTCGCGATCGCACTCGGACTCGAACCTGCGACGCTGCTGGCGTCGGTGGTGCGCAGCGGGCCGGTGGGACCGGACAAAATGGCCATCGCGGGCGGGCTGCGTGGCGAACCGGTGGAGCTCGCGCGCGCGCTGACCGTGAACGTCGAAGTCCCCGCGCGTGCCGAGATCGTCATCGAAGGCCGCATCCTGCCGGGCGTGCGCGAGCCGGAAGGCCCGTTCGGCGAGAACACCGGCTACTACTTCTCGAATGTCAGCCCGGTGGTCGAGGTCACTGCGGTCACGCACCGCGACAACTTCATCTATCCCGGCCTGTGCCCGTGGTCGGGCGACGTCGACACCCTGCTCTCGCTCGCCGCCGGCACCGAGCTGCTGGGCCAGTTGCAGACCATGGTGGCCGGCGTCGTCGATCTCGATCTGACGGGCGGCACGGCCGGTTTCTCGGCCGCAATCGCGGTCAGGAACTGCCCCCGCCACGAAGTGCGGCGCCTCGTCATGCTCGCGCTCAACCTCGACAAGCGCCTCAAGACCGTCACCGTCGTCGATGACGATGTGAACATCCGCGATCCGCGCGAGATCGCGTGGGCGATGGCCACCCGTTACTTGCCCGAACGCGACACCGTGATCATCGGTGGGGCCGAAGGCTACGTCATCGACCCCTCTTCCGCCGGCAGCAGCGCCGGCTCCAAGGCCGGCTTCGTCGCGACACGCGGTGCCGGCCCCGAATTCGACCGCGTCACCCTGCCCGCCGCCGCGCTGGCGAAGGCGCAGGCCCTGCTCGCAACGCTGCGCAATTGATGGAGACAGCACCATGAGAATCGTTGTCGGCATTTCCGGAGCAAGCGGTGCGATCTACGGCATCCGCATCCTCGAAGCCCTCAAGCAGATCGGCGTCGAGACCGACCTCGTGATGTCGGACTCGGCCAAGCGCACGATCGTCTACGAGACCGACTACTCGATCAACGACGTGAAGCGCCTCGCCTCCTGCGTGCATGACAACAACGACGTCGGCGCCTCCATCGCGAGCGGCTCGTTCAAGCATGCTGGCATGATCATCGCGCCCTGCTCGATCAAGACGCTCTCGGCCGTGGCCAACTGCTTCAACACCAACCTGCTGATCCGCGCCGCCGACGTGACGCTCAAGGAACGCCGCAAGCTCGTGCTGATGCTGCGCGAGACGCCGCTGCACCTCGGCCACCTGCGCCTGATGACGCAGGCCACCGAGACCGGCGCAGTGCTGGTGCCGCCGCTTCCGGCCTTCTACCACCGGCCCAAGACCATCGACGACATCATCAACCAGTCGGTGACCAAGGTGCTCGACCAGTTCGACCTCGACGTCGATCTCTTCGGGCGCTGGACCGGCAACGAGGAGCGCGATCACGCGAAATCGCGCGGGGGGCAGCCCGCATGATGACCACCGCCACCGGCCTCGAACTCGAAGGCGAAGTCGCTCCCGGCCTCGGCGAGGGCTCGCGCTTCACGGCGATCGACTGGGTGATCCTCGAGTTCCGCCGCAAGCTCGGCTTCATCCCCTGGCCCGGCACCTTCAACCTGCGCATGCGCGGCGCCGCCTGGGACTGGGCACGCGCGCGACTGCGTTCCACCGCCGGCATCGCGATCACGCCACGGGGTGGCTTCTGCGCGGCGAAATGCTTCGGCGTGAGCATTGCGGGCCATCTCACCGGCGCGGTCGTGTTCCCGGAAATGCCGGACTACCCCGACGACAAGTTCGAGATCGTCGCCCCGGTGCCGATCCGCGAAACGCTCGGACTGCAGGACGGTGACCTCGTCAATCTGCGCCTCGACCTCGCCCTGTCCGCCCGCGACGACGCGACTGCGGCCTGACCCATTCAAGGAGACCAAGATGGCCCCCAAGTTCTGCCCGCAATGCAGCACGCCGCTGGTCCTCGCGAAAATCCACAACCGCGAGCGCGAGACCTGTCCCGCCTGCGGCGAGACCTTCTTCCACAAGCCGGCGCCGGTCGTGCTGGCCGTGATCGAGCACGCGGACAAGCTGGTGCTGATCCGCCGCAACCTCGACCCGCTCGGCGGCTACTGGGCACCGCCCGGAGGCTACGTCGAGCAGGGCGAGTCGCTCGAAGAGGCCGTCGTGCGCGAGGCGCGCGAGGAGACCGGGCTGGAAGTGGCCGTCGACGGCCTGATCGGCGTGTATTCGCAGACCGGCGTGCGTGCCGTGATTCTGGCGTATCGCGCGCATTCGGTCGCCGGCGAACCGGTCGCAGGGGACGATGCCGGCGAAATTGCCCTCATCGCCCCCGGACAACTGCCGATCCAGCCATCCCCCGAAGGGGCACCGCTGATCGACCGCTGGTTCTACGACGTCATTCACGAAGTCACCGCACCATGGAAATGGGGGCGCCAGACGAGCGCCAGAACAATGATGAGGAGATAACCATGACTGCCACGATACCCCGCCCGTCAGGCTGAGCGCGCCCCGCGCACCGCGGGCTCCCCCGACAACTCCGCAGCATCCGCCCGTACGGCAATGCCTCCTTCCGAACCCGGACGGCATCGCCGAGGGACGGTTCGTCCAGAATTTCGAGGAAGACAGTCATGGCGTATTTCGATCAGGCTACCGAAACCCTCCCCCGCGAGCAGCTTCGCGCACTGCAACTGGAGAAATTGCAGGCGATGATGGGCGAGCTGTGGGGCAAGAACCACTTCTACAGCAACAAGTGGAAGGCCGCCGGCATCGAGCCGCGCGACATCCGCACGCTCGACGACCTCGCGCGCCTGCCGCTGACGACGAAGTCCGAGCTGATGGAGGATCAGGCGGCGAACGGCCCCTTCGGCACCAACCTCACCTATCCGATCGAGCAATACACGCGCCTGCACCAGACCTCCGGCACTACCGGCGTGCCGCTGAAGGTGCTCGACACCCAGGACTCGTGGGACTGGTGGGCAAAGTGCTGGGCGCACGTGCTCGCCGGCTCGGGCGTGGACGCGAGCGATCGGGTCTTTCTCGCCTTCGCCTTCGGCCCCTTCATCGGCTTCTGGGCGGCGCTCGAAGGCGCACGCAAGCTCGGCGCGGTGATGATCCCGGGCGGCGGGCGCGATTCGCTGCAGCGCCTGGAGCTGATGCGCGAGACCGGCGCGACGGTGCTGTGCTGCACACCGACCTACGCGCTGCGGCTCGCCGAAGTCGCACGCGAGCATGGCTTCGACATGCGCTCGCTGCCGATGAAATCCACCGTGCACGCGGGCGAGCCGGGGGCGAACATCCCCTCGACCAAGCAGCGGATCCAGGAAGCATGGGCGGCGAAGTGTTTCGATCACGCCGGTGCGTCCGAGATCGGCGCGCACTCCTTCGAGTGCGAACATCAACCCGGCGGAACGCACCTGATCGAATCCGAATTCATCGCCGAGGTCATCAACCCGAAGACCGGTGAAGCCGTGAAGCCGGGCGAGCGCGGCGAGCTGGTGATCACCAACCTCGGCCGCTGGGGCTTCCCGCTGATCCGCTACCGCACCGGCGATCTCGTCGAGGTGAATCTCGACCCCTGTTCCTGCGGCCGGACCTTCCTGCGTTTCCAGGGCGGCATCCTCGGCCGCGCGGACGACATGGTCACGGTGCGCGGCGTGAACGTCTTCCCGGCCGGCGTCGAGAACATCATCCGCAAGTTCGTCGAGGTCGACGAGTTCCGCATCACCGTCAGCAAGGTCAAGCACATGGACGAGATGGACATCGAGGTTGAGCTGTGCGACGGCGCCGACCCGTCGGTCGTGCATTCGATCGCCGAGCGACTCGACTCGGTACTCGCCTTCCGTCCGCGGGTGCACCACGTCGGCCGCGACGTCCTGCCTCGCTTCGACATGAAGGCCAAGCGCTTCCACGTCAATCGCGCGGCCTGAGCCAGCTTCCGCACCCAGGTATCGGCAATGGCCTGGCCGAGGCCAAGGGCGGCAACGCCCCGAATCGTGCCAACGAAGGGATCGCAAACAAGAAATCAAGGAGGAGGCATGAAACTGAAGCAGATCTGCGTGGCGTTGGCCCTGTCCGGGCTGGTTTGCGGCGGTGCGCTCGCGAAGGAAGGGGGCGACCAATATCCGCATGGAAGCGAGAACTGGGTCGCGGGCGCGTTGCCGCCACCGGGAAACTATTTCCTCAACTATTTCGGGTACTACCATGCCGATAGCCTGCGCAACGGCGACGGCGACAAGGTGCCCGGGACCGGTGTCAGCGCCTGGTTCGATGCGATGCGGGTCGTCAAGGTCACGAACACGAAGATCCTCGGCGGAGACTGGGCGGTACAGGCGATCCTGCCCGTCGTGCAGCAGAAGCTGACCCTCGGTGACAGCAAGACCGTCACCGGCATCGGCGACATGCTGTTCTCGCCGCTCGTGATCGGCTGGCACGCCGGCAACCTGCACTGGGTCTTCGCCCTCGATTTCTTCGCCCCGACAGGGGAATACAAGTCGGGCCAGGCGATCAAGAGCATCGGCACCAACTACTGGAGCGTGGAGCCGGTCCTTGCGGTGACCTGGATCTCCGATTCGGGCTGGGAGCTGTCGGGCAAGTTCATGTACAACATGAAGACGAAGAACAAGGACTTTCGCCCTGCCCCTGGCGCGCCGAAGATGGATTACGAGTCGGGCGACGAGTTTCGGGTCGATTACCTCGCGGGCAAACGCTTCGGCCCGTGGGGCGTGGGCCTTTCCGGCTACTACCTGAAGCAAACGACCAACGACAAGCTCGACGGCGAAACGATCTCGTCGACGCTTGGGCCGTGGTCCTCGGGGCGCAAGGGCGAGGTGTTCGCGATCGGCCCGAGCGTCAGCTACACAACCAAGGGGGGAACGATGTTCATCGGCCAGTGGCAGCAGGAATCCGGGGCGGAAAACCGCTTCCAGGGCGACAAGGCGTGGTTCCGGCTGATCATGCCGTTCTGATCCCGATGCGACGAACCGCCGCCCGCAGTCAGGGGCGGCGGTGCGCGGCGAGCTGCTGCTCGAACTCCTCCAGCGGAACCGGCCGGCTGAAGAAATAGCCCTGGAAGTTGCTGCAACCGTGCACCGCGAGGAAGTTGCGCTGTTCGGCGGTCTCGACGCCCTCGGCGATCACTTCGAGCCCCAGGCTCTGGCCGAGCGCGATGATGGTGCGCACGATCGCGGCGTCGTTGGCGTTCTCGGTCACGTCGCGCACGAAGGACTGGTCGATCTTGAGCTGGTCCAGCGGCAGGCGGCGCAGGCAGGACAGCGAGGAAAAGCCGGTGCCGAAGTCGTCGAGCGAGAACTGGATGCCGGTCGCCTTGAGCACCGCCATCTTGTGCACGACCTGGTCGATGTTCTCCACGACCATGCTCTCGGTCAGCTCCAGCTTGAGGTTCGCCGGGTCCGCGCCAGTCTTCTTCACGACCTCGAGTACCTCGCGGTCGAACTCATCCTGCTGGAACTGGCGTGCGCTGACGTTCACCGAAAGCTTGAGGTGACGCGTCGCCGGATCGCCCTCCCAGTCCTTCAGCTGCCGGCACGCGGTCTCCAGCACCCATCGACCGATCGCCAGGATCATCCCGGTTTCCTCCGCCAGCGGGATGAACTCGCACGGCGGAATCATCCCGCGCTCCGGATGAAGCCAGCGGATCA
This genomic interval carries:
- a CDS encoding UbiX family flavin prenyltransferase, whose translation is MRIVVGISGASGAIYGIRILEALKQIGVETDLVMSDSAKRTIVYETDYSINDVKRLASCVHDNNDVGASIASGSFKHAGMIIAPCSIKTLSAVANCFNTNLLIRAADVTLKERRKLVLMLRETPLHLGHLRLMTQATETGAVLVPPLPAFYHRPKTIDDIINQSVTKVLDQFDLDVDLFGRWTGNEERDHAKSRGGQPA
- a CDS encoding DUF120 domain-containing protein, with translation MMTTATGLELEGEVAPGLGEGSRFTAIDWVILEFRRKLGFIPWPGTFNLRMRGAAWDWARARLRSTAGIAITPRGGFCAAKCFGVSIAGHLTGAVVFPEMPDYPDDKFEIVAPVPIRETLGLQDGDLVNLRLDLALSARDDATAA
- the ppcD gene encoding phenylphosphate carboxylase subunit delta, with translation MEKAKNIKLVILDVDGVMTDGRIVINDEGIESRNFDIKDGMGVIVLQLCGVEVAIITSKKSGAVRHRAEELKIKRFHEGIKKKTEPYAQMLEEMNISDAEVCYVGDDLVDLSMMKRVGLPVAVGDAVTDVKEAAAYVTTARGGHGAVREVAELILKAQGKWDAMLSKIH
- the ppcG gene encoding phenylphosphate carboxylase subunit gamma translates to MANKWEVFVMDLGELAEGKELELTIRTLNDGLHKYTYQRAKVEVSSRLDQFADSLQVRLGRGQLSDRKFSIRVIERVERMPAQYR
- a CDS encoding SphA family protein, whose translation is MKLKQICVALALSGLVCGGALAKEGGDQYPHGSENWVAGALPPPGNYFLNYFGYYHADSLRNGDGDKVPGTGVSAWFDAMRVVKVTNTKILGGDWAVQAILPVVQQKLTLGDSKTVTGIGDMLFSPLVIGWHAGNLHWVFALDFFAPTGEYKSGQAIKSIGTNYWSVEPVLAVTWISDSGWELSGKFMYNMKTKNKDFRPAPGAPKMDYESGDEFRVDYLAGKRFGPWGVGLSGYYLKQTTNDKLDGETISSTLGPWSSGRKGEVFAIGPSVSYTTKGGTMFIGQWQQESGAENRFQGDKAWFRLIMPF
- a CDS encoding UbiD family decarboxylase, with translation MAYPDLRSFLDDLGDDLLHVREEFDPRFEIAAVLRSLPADAPAALFENVRGYPGARVAGNLFGGRRRVARAFGTAEERLAQTWLDNKQRTIAPLAAKSVPVQDVVHRAPIELLPLLPILTHHEKDGAPFITTGVVLCTDPATGRRGMGIHRMMVKGGNRLGILLANPPLSQFHANAEAKGEALDVAIALGLEPATLLASVVRSGPVGPDKMAIAGGLRGEPVELARALTVNVEVPARAEIVIEGRILPGVREPEGPFGENTGYYFSNVSPVVEVTAVTHRDNFIYPGLCPWSGDVDTLLSLAAGTELLGQLQTMVAGVVDLDLTGGTAGFSAAIAVRNCPRHEVRRLVMLALNLDKRLKTVTVVDDDVNIRDPREIAWAMATRYLPERDTVIIGGAEGYVIDPSSAGSSAGSKAGFVATRGAGPEFDRVTLPAAALAKAQALLATLRN
- a CDS encoding NUDIX hydrolase, with protein sequence MAPKFCPQCSTPLVLAKIHNRERETCPACGETFFHKPAPVVLAVIEHADKLVLIRRNLDPLGGYWAPPGGYVEQGESLEEAVVREAREETGLEVAVDGLIGVYSQTGVRAVILAYRAHSVAGEPVAGDDAGEIALIAPGQLPIQPSPEGAPLIDRWFYDVIHEVTAPWKWGRQTSARTMMRR
- the ppcA gene encoding phenylphosphate carboxylase subunit alpha, whose product is MGKISAPRNNREFIEACVKSGDAVRIKQEVDWDNEAGAIVRRVCELGEAAPFMENIKDYPGFSYFGAPLSTYRRMAIALGMDPASTLPQIGAEYLKRTNSEPIAPTVIDKRDAPCKENILLGDDVDLCKLPVPLVHDGDGGRYVGTWHAVITKHPVRGDVNWGMYRQMMWDGRTMSGAVFPFSDLGKTLTDYYLPRGEGCPFATAIGLSPLAAMAACAPSPIPEPELTGMLAGESVRLVKCETNDLEVPADAEIIIEGMILPDYKVEEGPFGEYTGYRTSPRDFRVTFRVDAITYRNNATMTISNMGVPQDEGQLLRSFSLGLELEKLLKSQGIPVTGVYMHPRSTHHMMIVGVKPTYAGIAMQIAQLAFGSKLGPWFHMVMVVDDQTDIFNWDEVYHAFCTRCNPERGIHVFKNTTGTALYPHATPHDRKYSIGSQVLFDCLWPVDWDKTNDVPTLVSFKNVYPKNVQEKVLNSWADYGFRGAKK
- a CDS encoding phenylacetate--CoA ligase family protein; protein product: MAYFDQATETLPREQLRALQLEKLQAMMGELWGKNHFYSNKWKAAGIEPRDIRTLDDLARLPLTTKSELMEDQAANGPFGTNLTYPIEQYTRLHQTSGTTGVPLKVLDTQDSWDWWAKCWAHVLAGSGVDASDRVFLAFAFGPFIGFWAALEGARKLGAVMIPGGGRDSLQRLELMRETGATVLCCTPTYALRLAEVAREHGFDMRSLPMKSTVHAGEPGANIPSTKQRIQEAWAAKCFDHAGASEIGAHSFECEHQPGGTHLIESEFIAEVINPKTGEAVKPGERGELVITNLGRWGFPLIRYRTGDLVEVNLDPCSCGRTFLRFQGGILGRADDMVTVRGVNVFPAGVENIIRKFVEVDEFRITVSKVKHMDEMDIEVELCDGADPSVVHSIAERLDSVLAFRPRVHHVGRDVLPRFDMKAKRFHVNRAA